CATAGCCGCCGCCGAGCACGCCCGCCAAAGGCACGCCCACGGCAAGGCATGTCTCCAGCACGTAGGCGTCGCGGCGGGCAATCCCGGCGTCGCTGAGCGCAAGCCGCCCCAGCCGGTCGTCGCGGTGCGGGTCGACCCCGGCATTGTAGAACACGAGATCGGGCCGCACCTGGGTCAGCAAGTCCGGCAGGTGGGTGGCGAGGGTCGAGAGATAATCGGCGTCCTCCATCCCGTCGGGCAGGGGCACGTCGCGGTAGCTTTGCATCTTGCGGGCAGGGAAGTTCTTCTCCGCGTGCATGGAAAAGGTGAATACGCGCGGCTCGTCCGCGAAGATCTGGGCCGTGCCGTCACCCTGGTGCACGTCGAGATCCACCACGAGGATGCGGGAGACCGCACCCTCCGCCAGCAGGACGCTCGCTGCCACGCCCACGTCGTTGAAGACGCAGAAGCCTGCGCCGTGCGGCCGCGCCGCGTGATGGCTGCCGCCCGCCGTGTTGCAAGCGAGCCCCTGTTCGAGCGCGAGCCGCGCGGTCAGCAGCGTGCCCGCGCAGGCGAGCCTGGACCGGCGCGCCACCTCGGCCGTCATGGGAAACCCGATGCGCCGCGCCACGTCCGGCGGCACGGTCAGCGTCATTACCTGGTCGACATAGGCCGTGTCATGGGCGAGCCGCAGCCAGTTCGGAGGCGCCTCCACCGGCTGCACGTGCCCGCCCGGTGCGACGAGGCCCTCCTCCAGCAGGATCTCGAACACCCGCCCGAACTTGCCCATGGGGAAGCGGTGGTTAGGGTCGAGGGGGGCCCGGTAGCCCGGATGATGAACGATGGGAAGCGGCA
This is a stretch of genomic DNA from Futiania mangrovi. It encodes these proteins:
- a CDS encoding histone deacetylase family protein — encoded protein: MPLPIVHHPGYRAPLDPNHRFPMGKFGRVFEILLEEGLVAPGGHVQPVEAPPNWLRLAHDTAYVDQVMTLTVPPDVARRIGFPMTAEVARRSRLACAGTLLTARLALEQGLACNTAGGSHHAARPHGAGFCVFNDVGVAASVLLAEGAVSRILVVDLDVHQGDGTAQIFADEPRVFTFSMHAEKNFPARKMQSYRDVPLPDGMEDADYLSTLATHLPDLLTQVRPDLVFYNAGVDPHRDDRLGRLALSDAGIARRDAYVLETCLAVGVPLAGVLGGGYDRDVDVVARRHAILHRTAAGVFARRRL